One genomic region from Cydia amplana chromosome Z, ilCydAmpl1.1, whole genome shotgun sequence encodes:
- the LOC134661067 gene encoding uncharacterized protein LOC134661067 isoform X1: MSRVLSALNGALPDSRPLLSLQIVETVAKCPAGYVAVSRTYDEDADAGLLRQNGLFGKKPTHYICLSKSEGVPGYVMDGIAVVGEREAAPAGYSVAGRAGKRRLCTRVSRGAAEPRLPPVTDVIVCSRMRQAPRGFILAGEINGKMVCYKVGDGSVESSPTHTQNEYENVVSNTTPEANRSSISSKLYHDILVWTNRLRAVPERPPKLSPIISDLKNMNVSAYPNIEDFTTGHDYEALSPSYNIKPARPAPRPPSTESPVTSPPPPSRRKGPAPLPRNNYQTLGGYSGLEGVPFVLNPRLRGLPDDALTQFPMIKKRTRFELDRDYSYPYTAERQT, encoded by the exons ATGTCGCGCGTACTCAGCGCTCTGAACGGGGCGCTGCCGGACTCGCGGCCGCTGCTCTCGCTCCAAATAGTCGAGACTGTCGCCAAGTGCCCCGCCGGCTATGTGGCCGTCAGCCGCACCTACGACGAGGACGCCGACGCCGGCCTGCTGCGGCAGAACGGGCTGTTCGGCAAGAAGCCCACTCACTACATCTGCCTGTCCAAGTCTGAGG GCGTCCCAGGCTACGTGATGGACGGTATAGCGGTGGTCGGCGAACGCGAGGCGGCCCCGGCTGGCTACAGCGTGGCCGGACGGGCGGGCAAGCGGCGTCTATGTACGCGAGTGTCAAG AGGTGCGGCAGAGCCGCGCTTGCCACCCGTGACGGACGTGATCGTATGCTCGCGGATGCGGCAGGCGCCGCGAGGATTCATTTTAGCTGG TGAGATAAACGGCAAGATGGTGTGCTACAAAGTCGGCGACGGCAGCGTCGAGTCCTCGCCGACGCACACACAGAACGAGTACGAGAACGTCGTCTCCAACACTACTCCTGAGGCCAATAGAAG TTCTATATCTTCGAAACTGTATCATGACATCTTAGTCTGGACAAATAG ACTGCGAGCGGTGCCCGAGAGGCCTCCGAAGCTGTCCCCGATCATATCCGACTTGAAGAACATGAATGTGAGCGCGTACCCCAACATCGAGGACTTCACCACGGGCCACGATTACGAGGCCCTGAGTCCGTCCTACAACATCAAGCCGGCGAGGCCGGCGCCCAG GCCTCCGTCAACGGAGTCCCCCGTGACGTCCCCGCCGCCCCCGAGCCGCAGGAAGGGCCCCGCGCCGCTCCCGCGCAACAACTACCAGACGCTGGGCGGGTACAGCGGGCTCGAGGGCGTGCCGTTCGTGCTCAACCCGAGGCTCAGGGGGCTGCCCGACGACGCTCTA ACTCAGTTTCCGATGATCAAGAAGCGTACTCGCTTCGAACTGGACCGGGACTACTCATACCCCTACACCGCGGAGCGGCAGACGTGA
- the LOC134661067 gene encoding uncharacterized protein LOC134661067 isoform X2, with the protein MSRVLSALNGALPDSRPLLSLQIVETVAKCPAGYVAVSRTYDEDADAGLLRQNGLFGKKPTHYICLSKSEGVPGYVMDGIAVVGEREAAPAGYSVAGRAGKRRLCTRVSRGAAEPRLPPVTDVIVCSRMRQAPRGFILAGEINGKMVCYKVGDGSVESSPTHTQNEYENVVSNTTPEANRSSISSKLYHDILVWTNRLRAVPERPPKLSPIISDLKNMNVSAYPNIEDFTTGHDYEALSPSYNIKPARPAPRYTSVSPVTSPPPPSRRKGPAPLPRNNYQTLGGYSGLEGVPFVLNPRLRGLPDDALTQFPMIKKRTRFELDRDYSYPYTAERQT; encoded by the exons ATGTCGCGCGTACTCAGCGCTCTGAACGGGGCGCTGCCGGACTCGCGGCCGCTGCTCTCGCTCCAAATAGTCGAGACTGTCGCCAAGTGCCCCGCCGGCTATGTGGCCGTCAGCCGCACCTACGACGAGGACGCCGACGCCGGCCTGCTGCGGCAGAACGGGCTGTTCGGCAAGAAGCCCACTCACTACATCTGCCTGTCCAAGTCTGAGG GCGTCCCAGGCTACGTGATGGACGGTATAGCGGTGGTCGGCGAACGCGAGGCGGCCCCGGCTGGCTACAGCGTGGCCGGACGGGCGGGCAAGCGGCGTCTATGTACGCGAGTGTCAAG AGGTGCGGCAGAGCCGCGCTTGCCACCCGTGACGGACGTGATCGTATGCTCGCGGATGCGGCAGGCGCCGCGAGGATTCATTTTAGCTGG TGAGATAAACGGCAAGATGGTGTGCTACAAAGTCGGCGACGGCAGCGTCGAGTCCTCGCCGACGCACACACAGAACGAGTACGAGAACGTCGTCTCCAACACTACTCCTGAGGCCAATAGAAG TTCTATATCTTCGAAACTGTATCATGACATCTTAGTCTGGACAAATAG ACTGCGAGCGGTGCCCGAGAGGCCTCCGAAGCTGTCCCCGATCATATCCGACTTGAAGAACATGAATGTGAGCGCGTACCCCAACATCGAGGACTTCACCACGGGCCACGATTACGAGGCCCTGAGTCCGTCCTACAACATCAAGCCGGCGAGGCCGGCGCCCAGGTACACTTCTGTT TCCCCCGTGACGTCCCCGCCGCCCCCGAGCCGCAGGAAGGGCCCCGCGCCGCTCCCGCGCAACAACTACCAGACGCTGGGCGGGTACAGCGGGCTCGAGGGCGTGCCGTTCGTGCTCAACCCGAGGCTCAGGGGGCTGCCCGACGACGCTCTA ACTCAGTTTCCGATGATCAAGAAGCGTACTCGCTTCGAACTGGACCGGGACTACTCATACCCCTACACCGCGGAGCGGCAGACGTGA
- the LOC134661067 gene encoding uncharacterized protein LOC134661067 isoform X3 — MSRVLSALNGALPDSRPLLSLQIVETVAKCPAGYVAVSRTYDEDADAGLLRQNGLFGKKPTHYICLSKSEGVPGYVMDGIAVVGEREAAPAGYSVAGRAGKRRLCTRVSRGAAEPRLPPVTDVIVCSRMRQAPRGFILAGEINGKMVCYKVGDGSVESSPTHTQNEYENVVSNTTPEANRRLRAVPERPPKLSPIISDLKNMNVSAYPNIEDFTTGHDYEALSPSYNIKPARPAPRPPSTESPVTSPPPPSRRKGPAPLPRNNYQTLGGYSGLEGVPFVLNPRLRGLPDDALTQFPMIKKRTRFELDRDYSYPYTAERQT; from the exons ATGTCGCGCGTACTCAGCGCTCTGAACGGGGCGCTGCCGGACTCGCGGCCGCTGCTCTCGCTCCAAATAGTCGAGACTGTCGCCAAGTGCCCCGCCGGCTATGTGGCCGTCAGCCGCACCTACGACGAGGACGCCGACGCCGGCCTGCTGCGGCAGAACGGGCTGTTCGGCAAGAAGCCCACTCACTACATCTGCCTGTCCAAGTCTGAGG GCGTCCCAGGCTACGTGATGGACGGTATAGCGGTGGTCGGCGAACGCGAGGCGGCCCCGGCTGGCTACAGCGTGGCCGGACGGGCGGGCAAGCGGCGTCTATGTACGCGAGTGTCAAG AGGTGCGGCAGAGCCGCGCTTGCCACCCGTGACGGACGTGATCGTATGCTCGCGGATGCGGCAGGCGCCGCGAGGATTCATTTTAGCTGG TGAGATAAACGGCAAGATGGTGTGCTACAAAGTCGGCGACGGCAGCGTCGAGTCCTCGCCGACGCACACACAGAACGAGTACGAGAACGTCGTCTCCAACACTACTCCTGAGGCCAATAGAAG ACTGCGAGCGGTGCCCGAGAGGCCTCCGAAGCTGTCCCCGATCATATCCGACTTGAAGAACATGAATGTGAGCGCGTACCCCAACATCGAGGACTTCACCACGGGCCACGATTACGAGGCCCTGAGTCCGTCCTACAACATCAAGCCGGCGAGGCCGGCGCCCAG GCCTCCGTCAACGGAGTCCCCCGTGACGTCCCCGCCGCCCCCGAGCCGCAGGAAGGGCCCCGCGCCGCTCCCGCGCAACAACTACCAGACGCTGGGCGGGTACAGCGGGCTCGAGGGCGTGCCGTTCGTGCTCAACCCGAGGCTCAGGGGGCTGCCCGACGACGCTCTA ACTCAGTTTCCGATGATCAAGAAGCGTACTCGCTTCGAACTGGACCGGGACTACTCATACCCCTACACCGCGGAGCGGCAGACGTGA
- the LOC134661536 gene encoding delta-aminolevulinic acid dehydratase codes for MGDLFVSREHVLQGGYFHSTLRKLQEQNTSIEPHNIMYPVFLLENVDAVQPVASLPNVNRYGLNQLIPALTDLVEKGLKSILIFGIVETLPKDPTGSNADSPSNPVVKALPILRATFPSLLITTDVCLCPYTSHGHCGVLTETGAIDHAASVKRVAEVALTYAKAGAHVVAPSDMMDNRIKAIKDALIASKLDNQVSVLSYSCKFASCMYGPFRDTMKSSPMEGDRKCYQLPPGSAGLAARAAARDVAEGADFLMVKPGLPYLDIVRQTKNQFPTHPLFIYQVSGEYAMICKSGDSSEIQNTLMETLTCMRRAGADCIITYFAPLVLSIINKK; via the exons ATGGGTGACCTGTTTGTAAGCCGCGAACATGTATTGCAGGGGGGCTATTTCCACTCGACATTGCGAAAACTTCAAGAGCAGAACACCAGTATTGAGCCTCACAATATTATGTACCCAGTTTTCTTACT GGAAAATGTTGACGCTGTCCAACCCGTGGCCAGCCTGCCAAACGTGAACCGGTATGGTCTGAACCAGCTCATTCCGGCGCTCACTGATCTGGTGGAGAAGGGGCTCAAGTCCATACTCATATTTGGCATTGTGGAGACTCTACCCAAA GATCCAACAGGCTCCAATGCGGACTCGCCATCCAACCCAGTTGTCAAGGCTCTCCCCATCCTGAGGGCTACATTCCCGTCTCTGCTCATAACTACAGATGTGTGCCTCTGCCCTTACACTTCCCATGGTCACTGTGGG GTACTAACTGAGACTGGTGCCATCGACCACGCAGCGAGCGTCAAGAGAGTAGCCGAAGTCGCGCTGACCTACGCTAAAGCAG GCGCTCACGTGGTCGCTCCGTCGGACATGATGGACAATAGAATAAAAGCTATCAAGGACGCTCTCATTGCCTCCAAACTGGACAACCAG GTTTCTGTCCTATCGTACTCGTGCAAGTTCGCGTCGTGCATGTACGGCCCGTTCCGCGATACGATGAAGAGCTCCCCTATGGAGGGCGACCGGAAGTGCTACCAGCTTCCGCCGGGGAGCGCCGGGCTCGCTGCCAGGGCTGCG GCTCGCGATGTGGCTGAGGGCGCAGATTTTCTGATGGTAAAACCTGGCCTGCCGTACCTGGACATCGTTCGTCAGACCAAGAACCAGTTTCCTACCCATCCACTGTTCATCTACCag GTGTCCGGTGAATACGCGAtgatatgtaaaagcggcgacAGCAGTGAGATCCAGAACACTTTGATGGAGACGTTGACGTGCATGCGACGTGCAG gtGCCGACTGCATTATAACCTACTTCGCTCCACTGGTGCTCAGCATAATAAACAAAAAGTGA